A region of Aquila chrysaetos chrysaetos chromosome 13, bAquChr1.4, whole genome shotgun sequence DNA encodes the following proteins:
- the C13H6orf120 gene encoding UPF0669 protein C6orf120 homolog: MAARWRRILIIFVAAQVLFVVNTFEEEDVPEEWILLHVVQGQIGAGNYSYLRLNHEGKIVLQMRSLKGDADLYVSDLTLHPSFDEYELQSVTCGQDIVHVPAHFRRPVGIGIYGHPSHLESEFEMKVYYDRTVVQYPFGEASYNPEEVEASQKYSQSTEDESQDEESVFWTILIGILKLILEILF; this comes from the coding sequence ATGGCAGCACGCTGGAGAAGAATCCTGATAATATTTGTGGCAGCTCAAGTACTATTTGTGGTAAATACCTTCGAGGAAGAGGATGTACCTGAAGAATGGATTCTTCTTCATGTTGTTCAAGGCCAGATTGGAGCAGGAAACTACAGCTATTTGAGACTAAACCATGAGGGAAAGATCGTACTTCAGATGCGGAGTTTAAAAGGTGATGCAGACTTGTATGTATCTGATCTGACGCTTCACCCCAGCTTTGACGAATACGAGTTACAGTCCGTAACTTGCGGCCAAGACATTGTCCACGTACCCGCGCACTTCCGCCGCCCAGTGGGAATCGGGATTTACGGTCACCCCTCTCACCTGGAGAGCGAGTTTGAAATGAAAGTATACTACGACCGAACAGTTGTACAGTATCCGTTTGGCGAGGCTTCTTACAACCCTGAGGAGGTGGAGGCAAGCCAGAAATACTCACAGTCTACAGAAGATGAATCTCAGGATGAGGAGTCTGTTTTCTGGACTATACTTATTGGAATCTTGAAATTAATActtgaaattcttttttaa